A segment of the Chryseobacterium scophthalmum genome:
ACTTAAATCTGGATTTTGTTGATTAAAAAAATACTTTATTCTAAAAACATTCAGAGAATCGTTTTTCTTACGATCAAAGTTGTATACTTCCCTTTCTTCGTACAAAGCATTGTTAAAAGATACTTTTGAAAATTTACTGAAGGTGACAATTCCATTATTATCAATTGTTTTTGAAAGCTGATTGACGTAATAATTTTTAAAATTTAAATTAAATTGTTGTTGCCACATGTCTTTGACTGACTTTACAGAAATCAGTCGATTTTCGTCATCAAAATCAAAGTATTGGGTATTTAACGAATCTTTTACCAAAATCGATTTGTCTGAAATTACTTCAATAGATCGGAGAACTTTATTGCCTTGCTTTAGTTTTAAAGTTTTAATTTTATTTTCTTTCAAACCTTTAATATTTCCATATACAACTTCAGCCCAGTTAAGTTTTTGCTGAGAATAGACTTCAAATATAGATAACAAAAGAAAAAATAAAATTAATTTTTTCAATAGACTTCAATTTAATTTAGTCTCTTACTAGCGGCATTGTAGAACATCTCAACAAGCCTCCCATTTTAGAAATTTCTCTGTAAGGAATTTCTTCAACGGTCATTCCCCAAACATCTCTTAAATGATTGTTCATTCTTGTGAAAGCTTTATCTGAAACCACAACTTCCGGAGAAATCGAAAAAATATTTGGGAACATTTCAAACATTTCTTCATCTGTTACGTGGAAACAATTTTCTTCACCGAAGATATCAATGATCAAATTGTAATCGCTTTCGTCTACAAAACCATTTTTATAAATAATACATTTATCATTCCCAACCGGATTGAAGGTACAGTCTAGATGTAAAATTCCCTGATAAGGTTCTCGGTCGTTTTTCTTTAATTCAAGATCGATAATTCTCTTTTTAGGAAAATATTCTTTAAGAATTTCAATTGCGTATTCGTTTGTTCTTGCCGTTTTATAATTTCTATAATCTTCACTGAAACAAGTTCCGATGAAAAGAAAATCATTCCAAACAATTACATCTCCTCCTTCAATGTGAGCTGTTTCCGGAAGATTGATAATTTTTCTCC
Coding sequences within it:
- a CDS encoding dimethylarginine dimethylaminohydrolase family protein, translated to MKLNIKNETGRLRSVVLGQPNSMGGIPTLEESYDAKSYYTIEHNMYPKEADIINEMNAFEAVLKKYDVEVLRPDIIEDYNQVFARDVAFVIDDKMIISNVIADRADEQEAYKTVYEKVAWRKIINLPETAHIEGGDVIVWNDFLFIGTCFSEDYRNYKTARTNEYAIEILKEYFPKKRIIDLELKKNDREPYQGILHLDCTFNPVGNDKCIIYKNGFVDESDYNLIIDIFGEENCFHVTDEEMFEMFPNIFSISPEVVVSDKAFTRMNNHLRDVWGMTVEEIPYREISKMGGLLRCSTMPLVRD